In the genome of Rhodoplanes sp. Z2-YC6860, one region contains:
- a CDS encoding acyl-CoA synthetase, translating into MSTTHQSPYLTGLDRNAANFQPLTPLTLLERAAQVYPDQLAIVHGALRRDYREFYARCRRLASALTKRGIGKNDTVAAVLANTPAMLECHYGVPMAGAVLNTINTRLDAAIIAFQFDHGEAKVVITDREFSKVVKEALSIAKVKPMVIDYDDPEFTGAGERIGSIEYEAFLASGDPDFAWAMPGDEWDAITLNYTSGTTGDPKGVVYHHRGAHLLAVNNVITCGMSIQASGLRPVYLWTLPMFHCNGWCFPWTLSAVAGTHVCLRAVRAKAMYDLIAEHKVTHLCGAPIVMSMLVNAPAEEKKPLPHVVQFATAAAPPPEAVLAAMKAAGFNVTHVYGLTEVYGPSVVNDWHGEWNALSPIEQAAKKARQGVRYHMLEALDVLDPETMKPVPRDGETLGEVMFRGNVVMKGYLKNPKSTDAAFAGGWFHSGDLGVMHPDGYVQLKDRSKDIIISGGENISSIEVEDALYKHPAVQAAAVVAKPDEKWGETPCAFVELKPGQQATTDELVTWCKQNLAGYKVPRHVVFAELPKTSTGKIQKFKLREMAKAV; encoded by the coding sequence ATGAGCACAACACATCAATCGCCGTATCTGACCGGTCTTGACCGCAACGCAGCGAACTTCCAGCCGCTGACGCCGCTTACGCTTCTGGAGCGCGCCGCTCAGGTCTATCCCGATCAGCTTGCGATTGTGCACGGCGCGCTGCGGCGCGACTATCGCGAGTTCTATGCGCGCTGCCGGCGGCTCGCCTCGGCGCTCACGAAGCGCGGCATCGGCAAGAACGATACGGTCGCGGCCGTCCTCGCCAACACGCCGGCGATGCTTGAATGCCATTACGGCGTGCCAATGGCTGGCGCTGTCCTCAACACCATCAACACCCGGCTCGACGCAGCGATCATCGCGTTCCAGTTCGACCACGGCGAGGCGAAAGTCGTCATTACCGACCGCGAGTTCTCCAAGGTGGTGAAGGAGGCGCTTTCGATCGCCAAGGTGAAGCCCATGGTGATCGACTACGACGATCCGGAATTCACGGGCGCAGGCGAGCGGATCGGCAGCATCGAATACGAAGCTTTCCTCGCTTCGGGCGATCCGGATTTCGCCTGGGCGATGCCCGGTGATGAATGGGACGCGATCACGCTGAATTACACCTCGGGCACCACCGGCGATCCGAAGGGCGTGGTCTATCACCACCGCGGCGCGCATCTGCTCGCGGTCAACAACGTCATCACCTGCGGCATGTCGATCCAGGCGTCGGGCCTGCGGCCGGTTTATCTCTGGACCTTGCCGATGTTCCACTGCAACGGCTGGTGCTTTCCCTGGACGCTGTCGGCCGTGGCCGGCACCCATGTCTGCCTGCGCGCAGTGCGCGCGAAAGCGATGTACGACCTCATTGCCGAGCACAAGGTGACGCATCTCTGCGGCGCGCCGATCGTGATGTCGATGCTCGTGAATGCGCCTGCGGAAGAGAAAAAGCCGCTGCCGCATGTGGTGCAGTTCGCGACTGCGGCCGCGCCGCCGCCAGAGGCGGTCCTCGCTGCGATGAAGGCTGCGGGCTTCAACGTCACCCACGTCTATGGTCTCACGGAAGTCTACGGTCCGTCCGTGGTCAACGACTGGCACGGCGAATGGAATGCGCTGTCTCCCATCGAACAAGCGGCAAAGAAAGCGCGGCAGGGCGTGCGCTATCACATGCTCGAAGCGCTCGACGTGCTCGATCCCGAAACGATGAAGCCCGTGCCGCGTGACGGCGAGACCCTCGGCGAGGTGATGTTCCGTGGCAACGTGGTGATGAAGGGCTATCTCAAGAACCCGAAGTCGACCGACGCAGCCTTCGCCGGCGGCTGGTTTCACTCCGGCGATCTCGGCGTGATGCACCCCGACGGCTACGTCCAGCTGAAGGACCGTTCCAAGGACATCATCATTTCAGGTGGCGAGAACATCTCTTCGATCGAAGTGGAGGATGCGCTCTACAAGCATCCGGCCGTGCAGGCCGCGGCGGTGGTCGCCAAGCCCGACGAGAAATGGGGCGAGACGCCCTGCGCGTTCGTGGAATTGAAGCCCGGACAACAGGCCACGACTGACGAGCTGGTGACGTGGTGCAAGCAGAATCTCGCGGGCTACAAGGTGCCGCGGCACGTGGTCTTTGCAGAATTGCCGAAGACCAGCACCGGAAAGATCCAGAAGTTCAAGCTGCGCGAGATGGCGAAGGCGGTTTGA